A stretch of DNA from Spirosoma endbachense:
AGTCAAACACCTGCTCAGAAAGCGCTGTATAACAAATGGTTGTTTATAAAGTAGCGCTGAATTGCTGAACCAGCTAAAAAAGGCCAGACAAAGTGTCTGGCCTTTTTTAGCTATAAATCTTTACCCTGTCCTACCTTTGTCATCGTATCGAACACGAATCAATGCCTCCACCGTTACGCTTTGAACTCACGACACCCGTTCAGGATGACCGGCCGGTTTATCTATCCGGAAACTTCTGTGATTGGTATCCCGATATCGACGCGTTCCGGATGTGGCCGATGGAATCGGGTGGATATGCGCTCGATTTTCCGACGGGAGTACCCTTGCCCGAGGTGCTGGAGTATAAATACACGCGGGGTGGCTGGGATCAGGCCGAACTGGATATGGCAGGCGATGTTCCGCCGAATCGCATCAGCCGCCGAAAAACCGGAACCCGACGCGATTATGTGCCCCACTGGCGGTGGTTTGGTCGCTCCTTCAATCCGGACTTTCTGCCGAAACTTGGCCTGCTGGCTCCGGATTTTACGATCCCGCAATTGGGAACGACGCGCCGGGTTCGTGTTTTAGTCCCCCATGACTACGATCAGTCGGACAAACGGTACCCCGTGCTTTATCTCAATGACGGCCAGAATCTGATTGGGGCCGGGTCGGAATATGGTAGCTGGGAAATTGACCGTCGGCTGGCCGTGCTGGCATCCCGACACCACCACGAGCTGATCGTGGTCGCCATCGATCACGGGGGCGTAAACCGGGTTCGTGAGTTTACCCCTGAGATGACAATGGCAGGAACCGGTGACGGTCGGAACTATCTGGACTTTCTGGTGCGAACGTTGAAACCGTACATCGACTCGATATTTCGTTCGCTGCCGGATGCTGTCAACACCGGAATCGGTGGCAGTTCGCTCGGGGGACTGATCAGCCTGTATGGTGGGCTATTGCATCCCGCAACGTTCGGACGGCTGCTGGTTTTTTCGCCATCGCTCTGGATTTCTAAAAACGTTTTGTCAGAGGCTGCCCGGTTCCGGGTTGAGGAACCGACAAAAGTATACGCTTTTGGTGGCGCAAAGGAGTCGAAATTCATGGTTCAAAGCCTGAAACAGCTAATTGACGCGCTGGACCATTCGCCCGGCCGGAACCGCATCGAAACGCAACTGCTTATTGATCCGAAAGGGCAGCATAGTGAATCATACTGGGGACATGAGTTTCCGAAAGCCGTGGAATGGCTGTTTTACGGAACGATTCCCTAAGGGAGAAAAAGAAGGATAGCAACTGGATTTATCGCTTGACTTGATATGCAGATTGTCGTACAGTCGCAGGCCGTTTCGGCGGATGCGCACATTATTCCGGTCCGTAAAACCGAGGAGTTAGCCGAAACACTCCGTACGATAGCGGACGCACTTGGATTGCCCACGTCGATCCTACAGGCTGATTTTAAGGCTGATTTTCAGGAGTTTTTGCCGCTTTATCAGCCCGGCGGTCAACGCATCTATTTGCTTGGCCTGGGTGAGAATCCCGGATCGATCGACTGGCTTAAAGCGTTTCGAAAACTGTTTTTTACGCAGAAAGATCGATTGCCACAACAGGTTAGCGTGGCGTTAGCGGCTTTTGACGGCGAGGTTGTCGAAGCGGTCGTACTGGGCATTCGTGCCGGCGGCTACGATCTTCGGCTCTATCAAACCGAAAAGAGCGATCCGTCGGCCTTTTACGCAGCCGATGGCGTTCTTACCCTCGTCCTTGCCGAACGTTCCCTTGAGCTGGCACGACAGGCGCTGGTGCAGGCCGAAGCCATAGCGCAGACGCAGCGCGAAATGCTCGACCTGATGAATGCGCCGGCCAATTATAAAAATCCGCAGACACTGGCCAACTGGACCAGTCAATCGGGTCTGACACATGGATACGCCGTAACCATTCTCGACAAAGCCGAACTCGAACGGCAGGGTCTGGGGGCTTTACTCAGCGTGAGCCAGGGGAGTGAGGTTCCGCCCGTACTAATCATTGCGGAGTATAAACCCGACATGACGAACCAACCGTCGGATCAGCCCCTGCCTAAAGTGGGCCTGGTCGGAAAGGGCGTCACGTTCGATACCGGCGGTATTTCAATCAAGACATCCGCCAGCATGCACCTCATGAAGAGCGATATGGGGGGAGCAGCCGCTGTGCTGGGTACGGTTGAGGTAGCGGCTAAATTGAAACTGCCCGTTCATGTGATTGGTATTGTCCCGTCGACGGAAAACAGCGTCGATGGGCGCTCGACCAAACCGGGGGATGTCATAACCTCGTACAGTGGCAAAACCATTGAAATCATTGATACCGATGCCGAAGGACGGGTGATCCTGGCCGATGGTCTGGGGTATATGGTTCGCCATTTTAAGCCCGACGTACTGATCGACCTGGCTACGTTGACGGGAAGTGTCATTGCCGCGCTTGGTTACCACGCGGCTGGACTCTTTACCCCGAATGATGCATTGGCCGCTGAACTCACCAGGGCCGCCGATCAGACGGGAGAGCGTATCTGGCGGATGCCCATCTGGGATGTCTACAAAGAAGACATTAAATCTGACGTGGCCGATCTGAAAAACTTTAGCGGTAAACCCATTGCCGGGTCCATTAGTGCGGCCAAGTTTCTGGAAGTATTTTCCGAGAAGCACCCCGCCTGGGCGCATCTCGATATTGCCGGAATGGCCTTCGCGGATACCGAATTCGGTTCACAGAAAAATGCCACTGGATTCGGCATCCGGCTGTTGATCGATTATTTGCGCCAATTAGCAGAACGCAAGTAGCTGGTTTTTGTCGAGCCGATTACTAATTGACTGGCTTGGGAGCTACTAAGGCCGGTTGAGGCCATCAGTGAATAGAAAACAGACCTGAGTAGACAAAAATCAGCCCGCTTTTCTTTATCTTTTTGGCATCCAAACTGCATACTCTATGGGTTCGCTGTCATTTTTGTGCATTGCCACCTTTTTCAAGGGAGAGGAGTTCATGCGCACCTGCAAAGCGTTAGGCAATACGGTTTATCTGCTGACCGATCAGAAATTAGCGGATAAAGACTGGCCTCGCGACGCAATCGACGAGTTTTTCTTCCTGCCATCACCCAGTAACTCTTCCGACAGTCTGGATCAGCTGATTGCGGGACTGGCGCATGCGATGCGTTCCCGTCCGATCGATCGGGTTGTGGCGCTGGATGACTTCGACGTGGAGAAAGGAGCGCTCATTCGGGAAACGTTCCGGATTCCGGGAATGGGGCAGACGACCGCCCGCTTCTTTCGGGATAAACTGGCGATGCGCATGCGGGCGGCCGCCGATGGTATTCGGGTCCCCGCCTTCAGTGGCCTGTTTCACGATGAGACGATTACCCGTTTCCTGCAATCGACCGAAGCGCCCTGGCTCATCAAACCCCGTTCGGAAGCGTCGGCTACCGGTATTCAGAAGGTGCATTCGCTGGATGAAGCCTGGTCGGTGATTCACAGGCTGGGTGATCGGCGGCATGAGTTCCTGATCGAACAGTTTAAGCCCGGTCGGGTCTATCACGTCGATTCGCTGTCGTACGACGGACAGGTCGTCTTTACCCGAGCCAGTAAATACCTGGCTACCCCCATGGAGGTTGCGCACGGAGGGGGCGTATTCCGAACCATAAACATCGCCCCCGATTCGCCCGAAACCGAACCGCTATACGCCCTGAATATCCGGGTTATGAATGCGTTTGGTATGCGGCATAGCGCGTCGCATTCGGAGTACATCCTGGGCGACCATGACGGCGAACTGTATTTTCTGGAAACGGCGTCGCGAGTAGGCGGAGCGCACATTGCCGAGATGGTCGAAGCGGCATCTGGCATTAACCTCTGGCGGGAATGGGCGATTCTGGAAGATGCCGTTGCGCGGGGAAAAACCTACGAGGTTCCGGCCGATCAACCGCAGTATGCCGGTTTGATTGTTTCACTGGCGCGGCAGCAGTGGCCCGATCAGTCGCGGTTTACGGACCCCGAAATCTGGTGGCGCATGAACCGCGAATACCACGTAGGCCTGATCGTCCGCTCCGGGCAGCCCGCCCGAATCCAGGAATTGCTCGACGACTACATGAACCGGATTTACGCCGAATTCCACGCATCAGCCCCCGTTCCCGATAAACCGACGAGTTAACGATCGCTTTCCGTTTTCCGGGGGGAGTGCTGATGCCTGCACCTGCGCAAACCGAACCCTACAAAACGCCATTGCGCTCCCCGGTGGCCTGCCAGTCGGCATCCATCTGCAGAAACCGCTGAGCGACAGTGGCTAAAAACGTGTCGTCGAGCATCGTCGAAACGTCATCGGTTTCGGTCAGGTCCATCTCGCTGATTTTATAGGTCTGTTCATAGGGGCCTGCTTCAATCTTGACAATATATTTGCTGTTCCAGGCGTAGAGGCCAATGCGGAACTGGGAATGCGGAATATCCTGAACGAAGCGCATGTGTTAACGACTTATGACGAATGAATACGGTAGACTGTAAACTAACCAGGGAATTGGCAGACGGTAGGGATCTGCTGACAAAAATAAGAAAGGATTGCCTGCGCTTCGGTATCTTTTTAGTAGCGAGTATCGGTTATTCATGCGGAATAACATCCTGTACAAAGGATACCGACGAAGCGGCTCAGTTTTTTTTGCGTGGGAATGTACAGCTGCAAAAACGGGAATATCGGGAGGCCATTCGATTTTACTCGGAAGCGCTGGAAAAAAAGCCGGATTTTGCGGATGCGTTTAATAACCGGGGACTGGCCAGATTCCGGAATGACGACCGCGAAGGAGCCCTGGCTGATTATACCCGTGCCATTCAGGCCGACCCCGATTTTGGCGCAGCGTATTTAAATCGCGCGGAGGTATTGCTCGAAACCGGCGATGCGACGGGTAGCCTGGCTGATCTGCAACGGATCGAAAAGGAGTACAAAGACTCTACCTACTACCAGAGCCGGTTGGGAGATGCTTACGTTCGGCTCAACAAGGCCTCACAGGCCCAGGCAGCCTACGACCGGGCGCTCCAGCTCGATGCCCGAAACAGCGAAGCACTGACCAATCGGGGTGCGTACTATTTTAGTCAGAAAGCCTACGAGCAGGCCCGCCAGGACATCGATAAGGCATTACAACTCAATCCGAAACAGGATGCTGCGCTGAATAACCAAAGCCTGCTCCTGGCGCGGGAGGGGAAATTTACCGATGCGCTGGCGTATGTTAACCGGGCCTTGACGGCAAAACCGAATCAACCGTATTACCTCAATAACAAGGCGTATCTGCTGCTGATGCTGAACCGACCGGCCGAAGCGCTGCCGCTGGTGCAGGAATCCCTTCGACTCGATGCGTCGAACGCCTGGGCCCACCGGACGCTGGGCATCTATTACCTGAAGCAGAAACAGTCGTCGCAGGCTCTGACCGAATTCAGGCAGGCCGAAAAACTGGATGCCTCCGTCGATCAATTGTATTATTACCTGGGAATGGCTGAATTGGCCCTCGGTAATCAGTCCGGAGCCTGCCAAGCCTGGCAACGGGGCGAATCGGCGGGTGACGAGCAGGCGCGTACCGAACGATCGGCGCGTTGCCGATAGGAGCAGAGGCCGCCTACAGACCCGATGCCCTAGATTCCGGTCGGTTTGTTGATAATTTATTTGAATCCTGTAACTTTGGGTATGTCAACGATCGAAACACTTGAAGATTTCTACCAGCGAAAAATGAACTGGTTACCTGATACGCTCCAGCAGGATATTGGTCATTTTAACGTATTTCGCCTGGAAGATTGCATCGGCCCTCACAGTACCCCGGTCATTTACAGCCGTCGTGACTTTTACAAAATAACCCTGATCCGGGGCCGAAATGTCTATCATTACGCGGATAAAAGCATCGAGATTGCCGGTACGACGCTGATGTTCTTCAATCCACAGGTCCCTTATTCCTGGGAATCGCTGTCCGACGATAAAACGGGCTATTTCTGTATTTTCAAAGAAGCCTTTTTTACCGAGAAGATTCGGGGCAGCCTGAATGAACTGCCGATGTTTGTTACCGGGGGGAAGCCAACGTACCTTCTGGACGAGCGTCAGGATGAACACGTCAGTGCTATTTTTCAGCGGATGATGGGTGAAATCAGTTCGGATTACCGATTCA
This window harbors:
- a CDS encoding helix-turn-helix domain-containing protein, translating into MSTIETLEDFYQRKMNWLPDTLQQDIGHFNVFRLEDCIGPHSTPVIYSRRDFYKITLIRGRNVYHYADKSIEIAGTTLMFFNPQVPYSWESLSDDKTGYFCIFKEAFFTEKIRGSLNELPMFVTGGKPTYLLDERQDEHVSAIFQRMMGEISSDYRFKYDLLRNYVMELIHYALKLEPSETLYQHPDANSRITAVFTELLERQFPIESPSQRFMLRSAADYAQRLAVHVNHLNRAIRATTGKTTTEHISERLVSEAGALLKHTNWNIAEISYSLGFEEPSHFNNFFKKHTRLTPSAFRIV
- a CDS encoding alpha/beta hydrolase, which produces MPPPLRFELTTPVQDDRPVYLSGNFCDWYPDIDAFRMWPMESGGYALDFPTGVPLPEVLEYKYTRGGWDQAELDMAGDVPPNRISRRKTGTRRDYVPHWRWFGRSFNPDFLPKLGLLAPDFTIPQLGTTRRVRVLVPHDYDQSDKRYPVLYLNDGQNLIGAGSEYGSWEIDRRLAVLASRHHHELIVVAIDHGGVNRVREFTPEMTMAGTGDGRNYLDFLVRTLKPYIDSIFRSLPDAVNTGIGGSSLGGLISLYGGLLHPATFGRLLVFSPSLWISKNVLSEAARFRVEEPTKVYAFGGAKESKFMVQSLKQLIDALDHSPGRNRIETQLLIDPKGQHSESYWGHEFPKAVEWLFYGTIP
- a CDS encoding leucyl aminopeptidase family protein yields the protein MQIVVQSQAVSADAHIIPVRKTEELAETLRTIADALGLPTSILQADFKADFQEFLPLYQPGGQRIYLLGLGENPGSIDWLKAFRKLFFTQKDRLPQQVSVALAAFDGEVVEAVVLGIRAGGYDLRLYQTEKSDPSAFYAADGVLTLVLAERSLELARQALVQAEAIAQTQREMLDLMNAPANYKNPQTLANWTSQSGLTHGYAVTILDKAELERQGLGALLSVSQGSEVPPVLIIAEYKPDMTNQPSDQPLPKVGLVGKGVTFDTGGISIKTSASMHLMKSDMGGAAAVLGTVEVAAKLKLPVHVIGIVPSTENSVDGRSTKPGDVITSYSGKTIEIIDTDAEGRVILADGLGYMVRHFKPDVLIDLATLTGSVIAALGYHAAGLFTPNDALAAELTRAADQTGERIWRMPIWDVYKEDIKSDVADLKNFSGKPIAGSISAAKFLEVFSEKHPAWAHLDIAGMAFADTEFGSQKNATGFGIRLLIDYLRQLAERK
- a CDS encoding ATPase; this translates as MGSLSFLCIATFFKGEEFMRTCKALGNTVYLLTDQKLADKDWPRDAIDEFFFLPSPSNSSDSLDQLIAGLAHAMRSRPIDRVVALDDFDVEKGALIRETFRIPGMGQTTARFFRDKLAMRMRAAADGIRVPAFSGLFHDETITRFLQSTEAPWLIKPRSEASATGIQKVHSLDEAWSVIHRLGDRRHEFLIEQFKPGRVYHVDSLSYDGQVVFTRASKYLATPMEVAHGGGVFRTINIAPDSPETEPLYALNIRVMNAFGMRHSASHSEYILGDHDGELYFLETASRVGGAHIAEMVEAASGINLWREWAILEDAVARGKTYEVPADQPQYAGLIVSLARQQWPDQSRFTDPEIWWRMNREYHVGLIVRSGQPARIQELLDDYMNRIYAEFHASAPVPDKPTS
- a CDS encoding tetratricopeptide repeat protein, which codes for MNTVDCKLTRELADGRDLLTKIRKDCLRFGIFLVASIGYSCGITSCTKDTDEAAQFFLRGNVQLQKREYREAIRFYSEALEKKPDFADAFNNRGLARFRNDDREGALADYTRAIQADPDFGAAYLNRAEVLLETGDATGSLADLQRIEKEYKDSTYYQSRLGDAYVRLNKASQAQAAYDRALQLDARNSEALTNRGAYYFSQKAYEQARQDIDKALQLNPKQDAALNNQSLLLAREGKFTDALAYVNRALTAKPNQPYYLNNKAYLLLMLNRPAEALPLVQESLRLDASNAWAHRTLGIYYLKQKQSSQALTEFRQAEKLDASVDQLYYYLGMAELALGNQSGACQAWQRGESAGDEQARTERSARCR